One genomic region from Listeria monocytogenes encodes:
- a CDS encoding AraC family transcriptional regulator: MSEYLEIPELNKAFPFRSFVNEGEVLVYPHWHKEIEIIYALKGSLNLGINDMPIQLKEGEIQVINGGDVHYFLASPSSERIVIQFDLSLFQEEMQMDDKMQTLREMLTEMAHLSREWPEETVAKMQSLIMNIHSESSGEKPGKHYILKADLLAIIGLIYREIPQIKTQPDSVISEDAVLKSQETLHKLDQIFSYVEKHYQEPVSLQEVANYTGFSTYYFTKFFKRNTGMTFVTFLNDYRLNKAKWMLLNEAFPVTEVAELAGFSSVKTFHHAFKRAMGVAPLKYRKTIYGNN, encoded by the coding sequence ATGAGTGAATACTTGGAAATTCCAGAATTAAATAAAGCTTTCCCTTTTCGTTCGTTTGTTAATGAAGGAGAAGTTCTTGTTTATCCACATTGGCATAAAGAGATTGAAATTATTTATGCGCTAAAAGGCAGCCTTAATCTTGGCATTAATGATATGCCAATTCAATTAAAAGAAGGAGAGATTCAAGTAATAAATGGCGGAGATGTGCATTATTTTTTAGCTTCGCCGAGTAGTGAACGTATCGTTATCCAATTTGATTTAAGTTTATTTCAAGAAGAAATGCAAATGGATGACAAAATGCAAACATTACGCGAAATGCTTACAGAAATGGCACATTTGAGCAGGGAATGGCCAGAAGAAACGGTTGCTAAAATGCAATCTTTAATTATGAATATCCATTCTGAGTCAAGCGGGGAAAAACCTGGAAAGCATTATATTCTAAAAGCAGACCTACTGGCGATTATCGGCTTGATATACCGGGAAATCCCTCAAATAAAAACTCAACCTGATAGTGTGATTTCAGAAGATGCAGTCTTAAAATCTCAAGAAACACTACATAAATTAGATCAAATTTTTTCCTATGTCGAGAAACATTATCAAGAACCTGTCAGCTTACAAGAAGTCGCGAACTACACTGGTTTTAGCACATACTATTTCACGAAATTTTTCAAGCGAAATACCGGAATGACGTTTGTGACTTTTTTAAATGATTACCGGCTGAACAAAGCAAAATGGATGTTGTTAAATGAGGCGTTCCCTGTAACAGAAGTGGCTGAACTAGCTGGCTTTAGTAGTGTAAAAACTTTTCATCATGCCTTCAAACGAGCAATGGGAGTCGCGCCATTAAAATACAGAAAGACAATATACGGGAATAATTAA
- a CDS encoding acyl CoA:acetate/3-ketoacid CoA transferase: MSKVIKASEAAKLLKDGDTVAFSGFGLACVNEEMAIAVEKRFLEEGAPRNLTVMHASALGDRREKGMSHWGHEGLIKRWIGGIAIASPKMAKLIEEDKCEAYNLPQGVITQLYREIAAKRPGVITKIGMGTFVDPRIEGAKMSASSKDNLVELLTIHNEEWLFYPSFPIQVALIRGTVADEFGNLTLEKEGLHMEVLPIAQAVRNSGGIVIAQVESVAKKGSLNPKDVRVPGILVDHIIISEPENHFQTENTQYNPAFSGHIQVPLGDIEPLPLDDRKVIARRSAAELEPQTILNLGVGIPVNVSTVAAEEGVSDQLILTTEAGSVGGVPAGLADFGHAYNSEAIVDHHSQFDFYDGGGLDLSVLGLAQTDESGNVNVSKFGSRVAGCGGFINISQSAKKLIFAGTFTAGGLKTRVADGKLEILQEGKAKKFIKQVQQITFSGEYASTTNQTILYVTERAVFRLENGKMVLTEIAPGVDLEKDILGQMEFEPIIASDLKVMDGGMFSEEWGGLKAIIEKQTREGVSI; the protein is encoded by the coding sequence TTGTCAAAAGTAATAAAAGCTAGTGAAGCAGCAAAATTATTAAAGGATGGCGATACTGTTGCTTTTAGTGGTTTCGGTTTAGCTTGTGTTAATGAAGAAATGGCTATTGCGGTTGAAAAGCGTTTTTTAGAAGAAGGGGCTCCGCGTAATCTTACAGTTATGCATGCTAGTGCGCTTGGTGATCGTCGGGAAAAAGGAATGAGCCACTGGGGACATGAAGGATTGATTAAACGCTGGATTGGTGGAATTGCAATCGCTTCTCCCAAAATGGCGAAATTAATTGAAGAAGACAAATGTGAAGCATACAATCTGCCACAAGGTGTTATTACACAACTGTATCGTGAAATTGCTGCTAAGAGGCCAGGAGTGATTACAAAAATTGGCATGGGAACATTTGTAGATCCACGCATTGAAGGGGCAAAAATGTCTGCAAGTTCCAAAGATAACTTAGTAGAGCTATTGACGATCCACAACGAAGAATGGCTATTCTATCCAAGTTTTCCAATTCAAGTTGCGCTCATTCGCGGAACTGTGGCAGATGAATTTGGGAACTTAACGTTAGAAAAAGAAGGCTTACATATGGAAGTCTTGCCAATCGCACAGGCAGTTCGAAATTCAGGTGGAATAGTTATCGCACAAGTAGAATCTGTTGCGAAAAAAGGATCGCTTAATCCTAAAGATGTAAGAGTTCCAGGAATTTTAGTTGATCATATTATTATTTCAGAACCAGAAAATCATTTCCAAACTGAAAATACACAGTACAATCCAGCTTTTTCTGGGCACATTCAAGTTCCGCTTGGAGATATTGAGCCACTTCCGTTAGATGACCGTAAAGTAATTGCGCGTCGTTCAGCAGCAGAACTAGAACCACAAACCATTCTAAATTTAGGTGTAGGAATTCCAGTGAACGTCTCTACTGTTGCAGCGGAAGAAGGCGTGAGTGACCAATTAATACTAACAACGGAAGCAGGATCTGTTGGTGGTGTGCCAGCAGGGTTAGCAGATTTCGGTCATGCGTATAACAGTGAAGCTATTGTCGACCATCATTCACAGTTCGATTTTTACGATGGTGGCGGACTCGATTTATCCGTACTTGGTTTGGCGCAAACCGACGAATCCGGTAATGTGAATGTCAGCAAGTTTGGCTCAAGAGTTGCTGGGTGCGGTGGATTTATTAATATCTCCCAATCAGCGAAAAAATTAATTTTTGCCGGAACATTTACAGCAGGTGGTTTAAAGACGCGGGTAGCTGACGGCAAACTAGAGATTTTACAAGAAGGAAAAGCTAAAAAGTTTATCAAACAAGTTCAACAAATCACATTTAGTGGCGAATATGCTTCTACGACCAATCAAACAATCCTCTATGTGACAGAACGTGCTGTATTTCGCTTAGAAAATGGCAAAATGGTTCTAACAGAAATCGCGCCAGGAGTAGATTTAGAAAAGGATATTCTTGGACAAATGGAATTCGAACCCATTATTGCGAGCGATTTAAAAGTAATGGATGGCGGTATGTTTAGCGAAGAATGGGGCGGCTTAAAAGCTATTATTGAAAAACAAACGCGAGAGGGAGTATCTATATGA
- a CDS encoding Crp/Fnr family transcriptional regulator — protein sequence MNTLEKRQHEILTNPLHFCKKSGDFAKHSMSIKLSKNELFDVDFVTGIYFVEKGIVMKGTQIDDYIGYDQLLKHGDVCNFSSFMSSDLKRNIGAQLLSPSSSVITAVDRDFFIFMVEKHVSIEEFMLYQAKKEIMILQRRCLLNTLKVKDRVKHLIAAIGYEYGISNGDNIQIPQELSTTFLSKFMGITREYLSLTLSELKKEGYLLNTKIPVVINVEKLFNEIPYESLIL from the coding sequence ATGAACACATTAGAAAAACGACAACATGAAATTTTGACCAATCCACTTCATTTTTGTAAGAAGTCTGGAGATTTTGCTAAACATAGTATGAGTATTAAACTTTCTAAAAATGAACTTTTTGATGTAGATTTTGTAACAGGTATCTATTTTGTTGAAAAAGGTATTGTTATGAAAGGAACACAAATAGATGACTATATTGGGTACGACCAATTGCTAAAACATGGGGATGTATGTAATTTTTCATCTTTTATGTCTTCAGATTTAAAACGCAATATCGGTGCTCAATTACTCTCGCCAAGTTCTAGTGTCATCACGGCAGTAGATAGAGATTTTTTCATTTTTATGGTTGAAAAACATGTTAGTATAGAAGAATTTATGCTTTATCAAGCGAAAAAAGAAATTATGATACTGCAACGTCGATGTCTGCTTAATACGCTTAAGGTGAAAGACCGCGTAAAACATTTAATTGCTGCAATTGGTTATGAATACGGTATTTCCAATGGAGATAACATTCAAATCCCGCAAGAATTATCTACTACATTTTTATCTAAATTCATGGGGATTACAAGAGAGTATCTTAGCTTAACTCTTAGTGAACTAAAAAAAGAAGGTTACTTACTAAATACTAAAATACCTGTTGTTATAAATGTAGAAAAACTTTTTAATGAAATTCCCTATGAATCATTAATTTTATAA
- a CDS encoding VOC family protein — protein sequence MTAKMLHTCIRVKNLTESITFYEKALGLKEVRRKDFPDFEFTLVYMAFEEGGFELELTYNYDQKEAYDLGNGYGHLAVGVPDVRALLKEHQEAGFTVTDLKGLPGEDPFYYFLTDPDGYKTEIIQDGAL from the coding sequence ATGACTGCAAAAATGTTACATACATGTATCCGCGTAAAAAACCTAACAGAATCAATTACTTTTTATGAAAAAGCATTAGGACTTAAAGAAGTTCGCCGCAAGGACTTCCCGGATTTCGAATTTACGTTAGTTTATATGGCGTTTGAAGAAGGCGGTTTTGAACTAGAATTAACGTACAACTACGACCAAAAAGAAGCCTACGATTTAGGAAATGGTTACGGTCACTTAGCGGTTGGTGTTCCGGACGTACGTGCTTTATTAAAAGAACACCAAGAAGCTGGTTTTACTGTGACAGATTTAAAAGGACTACCTGGCGAAGACCCATTCTATTATTTCTTAACAGATCCAGATGGTTATAAAACAGAAATCATTCAAGATGGCGCTTTATAA
- a CDS encoding GGDEF domain-containing protein has protein sequence MVEQLVSNAAILLAGFYIISLVYKEPITKELSTNKKIVIGIWAGLLGFALMVFGIPISNNVIVDLRHIPIIMVGFYGGPIPAIVSAIIISASRFLLSVNSAAIMAAVVMMLIGIITAIFGKRIEKFKIWGVFILNIIACSFVVINLHLILARESHFWINMTVFVLIALVIGAVSAGLMSNMIKSKQLFQKYEQDSTLDYLTKLSNVRQFDEKINHVMDAGSRQVTLMLIDIDYFKNINDTYGHDAGDAILKQLAIILKRNTSDGSEAFRNGGEEFSIVLLDCPIEKGNFFAEQVRRETEEYDFMIPSGQVVKITISVGVSSSKDGANTSEGLFKSADEALYKAKLTGRNQVCIADGN, from the coding sequence TTGGTCGAACAGTTGGTAAGTAATGCAGCGATATTGCTCGCAGGCTTTTATATTATTTCCTTAGTTTATAAAGAACCAATTACAAAAGAATTATCAACAAATAAAAAAATAGTAATCGGAATTTGGGCTGGGCTTCTCGGTTTTGCGCTGATGGTTTTCGGGATTCCAATTTCGAATAATGTGATTGTCGATTTACGTCACATTCCAATAATAATGGTAGGCTTTTATGGTGGGCCGATTCCCGCGATTGTATCAGCTATTATCATTTCAGCATCGCGCTTTTTATTATCTGTGAATTCCGCAGCTATTATGGCGGCTGTTGTGATGATGTTAATCGGCATAATAACAGCAATTTTTGGCAAACGCATAGAGAAATTCAAAATTTGGGGCGTTTTTATTTTGAATATCATCGCGTGTAGTTTTGTTGTTATTAACCTGCATTTGATTTTAGCTAGGGAGTCTCATTTTTGGATAAATATGACTGTTTTCGTACTTATTGCGCTTGTTATTGGGGCTGTTTCAGCGGGACTAATGAGCAACATGATTAAATCAAAGCAACTTTTCCAAAAATATGAGCAGGACTCCACGCTAGATTATTTGACTAAATTATCGAATGTAAGACAATTTGATGAAAAAATAAATCATGTGATGGATGCTGGGAGCAGACAAGTTACGCTCATGTTGATTGATATTGATTACTTTAAAAATATTAATGATACATATGGTCATGACGCTGGTGATGCTATTTTGAAACAATTAGCTATTATTTTAAAGCGAAATACATCAGACGGTTCTGAGGCATTTAGAAACGGCGGGGAAGAATTTTCCATTGTCTTATTAGATTGCCCGATTGAAAAAGGGAATTTTTTTGCTGAACAAGTTCGTAGAGAAACAGAAGAATACGATTTTATGATACCAAGTGGACAAGTGGTGAAAATTACGATTTCCGTGGGGGTTAGCAGCAGTAAGGATGGCGCTAATACAAGTGAAGGATTATTTAAATCTGCGGATGAGGCTTTATATAAAGCAAAATTAACTGGGCGAAATCAAGTATGTATTGCAGACGGAAATTAG
- a CDS encoding SDR family oxidoreductase: MGKLNGKVAVVTGAASGMGQQIAILFAKEGAKVVVADLNLEAAQKTVELVEKEHGTGLAVAANVTKQEDIENMINQAIEAFGTLDILVNNAGIMDNFVPAGELTDELWDKVFAINTTGVMRATREALHIFEEKGQGVIVNIASAGGLFGSRAGAAYTASKHAVVGFTKNVGFQYANKNIRCNAIAPGAVNTNIGTTIYAPDEFGQERAMIGMGINPRAGDASEIAKVALFLASDDSSFVNGTVITADAGWTAY, from the coding sequence ATGGGGAAATTAAATGGAAAAGTAGCCGTAGTAACTGGTGCGGCATCTGGAATGGGGCAACAAATTGCGATTCTTTTTGCTAAAGAAGGCGCAAAAGTAGTAGTGGCAGATTTGAATTTAGAGGCGGCGCAAAAAACAGTCGAACTAGTCGAAAAAGAACACGGAACTGGGCTTGCCGTCGCAGCTAATGTAACAAAGCAAGAGGATATTGAAAATATGATTAACCAAGCTATTGAGGCATTTGGAACATTAGATATTTTAGTCAACAATGCTGGAATTATGGATAATTTTGTACCAGCTGGTGAATTAACAGATGAACTTTGGGATAAAGTGTTTGCGATAAACACAACTGGTGTCATGCGCGCAACTCGAGAAGCACTCCATATCTTTGAAGAAAAAGGACAAGGTGTGATTGTTAACATTGCTTCTGCTGGCGGACTATTTGGTTCAAGAGCAGGAGCGGCTTATACTGCTTCAAAACATGCGGTCGTGGGCTTTACGAAAAATGTCGGATTCCAATATGCGAATAAAAACATTCGTTGTAATGCAATTGCGCCAGGAGCTGTAAATACAAACATTGGAACAACGATTTATGCGCCGGATGAATTCGGCCAAGAACGTGCCATGATTGGAATGGGGATTAACCCCCGAGCTGGCGATGCTTCTGAAATTGCCAAAGTCGCGCTATTTTTAGCTTCGGATGACTCTAGTTTTGTTAATGGTACAGTTATCACAGCCGATGCAGGTTGGACAGCTTACTAA
- a CDS encoding DUF561 domain-containing protein: MSLTEMLQIKYPILQGAMAQIATYELASAVSNAGGLGIIASGGMSADTLREQIRLCKEKTTKPFAVNIMLMMPNCPELVDVIIEEDVRVVTTGAGTPKPFMEKFKAAGIKVIAVIPSVKIAQKMEEIGVDAVVAEGTEAGGHVGETTTMALVRQVVSAVNIPVIAAGGIADGHGMAAVYALGASGVQIGTLFLVAEECPVPASFKQAVLDATDTSTTVTGRRNGAPVRSIKNPMIQKYVELENENASRDKLEELTLGSLRKAVHEGDVENGSVMAGQICGMLTEIRSTSDIIENLMKESKQVASNLVIQ, encoded by the coding sequence ATGAGTTTAACTGAAATGCTACAAATCAAATATCCGATTTTACAAGGGGCAATGGCACAAATTGCCACATATGAATTAGCTTCCGCGGTATCAAATGCAGGTGGGCTAGGAATTATCGCGTCTGGTGGAATGTCAGCAGACACATTACGAGAACAAATTCGTCTTTGTAAAGAAAAAACAACGAAACCTTTCGCTGTAAATATCATGCTGATGATGCCAAATTGCCCAGAACTTGTCGATGTCATTATTGAAGAAGATGTGCGCGTTGTTACAACTGGGGCAGGAACGCCTAAACCATTTATGGAAAAATTTAAAGCAGCTGGAATTAAAGTTATCGCAGTTATCCCATCTGTAAAAATTGCACAAAAAATGGAAGAAATCGGTGTCGATGCAGTTGTTGCAGAAGGTACAGAAGCAGGGGGACATGTTGGTGAAACAACAACGATGGCACTAGTTCGTCAAGTCGTTTCAGCAGTGAACATTCCTGTCATTGCAGCAGGGGGAATTGCCGATGGTCACGGAATGGCAGCTGTTTATGCATTAGGCGCAAGTGGTGTCCAAATCGGCACACTTTTCCTTGTTGCTGAGGAATGTCCGGTTCCAGCTAGCTTTAAACAAGCGGTACTTGACGCAACGGATACAAGCACGACTGTAACAGGTCGTCGCAATGGTGCGCCAGTTAGAAGTATTAAAAACCCAATGATTCAAAAATATGTAGAACTAGAAAACGAAAATGCCTCCAGAGACAAATTAGAGGAATTAACACTTGGCTCTCTTAGAAAAGCAGTCCATGAAGGTGACGTTGAGAATGGTTCTGTTATGGCTGGACAAATTTGTGGTATGTTAACTGAAATTCGTTCCACTAGTGATATTATCGAAAATCTTATGAAAGAATCTAAACAAGTTGCAAGCAATTTAGTGATTCAATAA
- a CDS encoding Crp/Fnr family transcriptional regulator, whose product MHSDEEIFKETTPKALLQLLKKDYTFHDYCYQEIIPRGKEIKMNNSKGFKIYLVESGYFSYCLQNEYGDSGIISFVGGEIAINLIPIIKEEPEESVLRSLTEVHCWVLDPDFVERVLDESGQKAKYLLSNLLYTRKVYFKASKRNFMKKELRIRACLKEIGLYMGRVTKDKEFILPDEINNSILAQYANTTREYTNIIVLKLRKEGILDDSHKPWVIKKIDTL is encoded by the coding sequence ATGCATTCAGATGAGGAAATTTTTAAAGAAACAACGCCAAAAGCACTACTACAATTACTAAAAAAAGATTACACCTTTCATGATTATTGTTATCAAGAAATTATTCCTAGAGGTAAAGAAATTAAAATGAATAATTCGAAAGGTTTCAAGATCTATTTAGTAGAAAGTGGATACTTCTCTTATTGCCTTCAAAATGAATACGGAGATTCAGGGATTATTAGCTTTGTAGGTGGCGAAATAGCAATTAATTTAATTCCTATTATTAAGGAAGAACCAGAAGAGTCTGTACTGCGCAGCCTGACAGAAGTTCATTGTTGGGTACTTGATCCTGATTTTGTGGAACGTGTTTTGGACGAATCAGGTCAAAAAGCGAAATATCTATTATCTAACTTACTTTATACAAGAAAAGTTTATTTTAAAGCTAGTAAACGTAATTTTATGAAGAAAGAACTTCGTATTAGAGCATGCTTAAAAGAGATTGGGCTTTATATGGGAAGAGTAACGAAGGATAAAGAATTCATTTTGCCTGATGAAATCAATAATTCTATTTTAGCCCAATATGCGAATACTACTCGAGAATATACGAATATTATTGTACTGAAACTACGAAAAGAAGGAATTCTCGACGATAGTCACAAACCGTGGGTCATTAAGAAAATAGACACACTTTAA
- a CDS encoding MBL fold metallo-hydrolase: MTKIKRIMTGIIQENCYIIYQDNVALIVDPGDEASKIEAEIAKLEVKPVAVLLTHCHYDHIGALEEIRKTYNIPVYVSPLEQEWLSNPELNLSAHIAGKAIIAQPAENEFTLGEYNIEGFRFKVVPTPGHSIGSVSFIFDEFVVVGDALFKGSIGRTDLYTGDFDMLINSIKTQLFVLPDDFPAYSGHGDVTTIGHEKKTNPYFN, from the coding sequence ATGACAAAAATCAAACGAATCATGACAGGAATAATCCAAGAAAATTGTTATATCATTTATCAAGATAATGTAGCATTAATTGTTGACCCAGGCGATGAAGCAAGTAAAATTGAAGCGGAAATTGCAAAACTCGAAGTAAAACCAGTGGCAGTTTTATTAACTCATTGTCACTATGATCATATTGGTGCTTTAGAAGAGATCCGCAAAACATATAATATTCCAGTATATGTTAGCCCATTAGAGCAAGAATGGCTATCCAATCCAGAATTAAATTTATCTGCGCACATAGCTGGTAAAGCAATCATAGCGCAACCTGCAGAAAATGAATTTACGTTAGGTGAATATAATATAGAAGGTTTTCGTTTTAAAGTAGTACCGACACCAGGGCATTCTATCGGAAGCGTTAGTTTTATTTTCGACGAATTTGTCGTAGTTGGAGACGCTTTGTTTAAAGGTAGTATCGGCCGTACAGATTTATATACAGGAGATTTTGATATGTTAATAAACAGTATTAAAACACAACTGTTTGTACTTCCAGATGATTTCCCAGCCTATTCAGGTCATGGTGATGTAACTACCATCGGTCATGAAAAGAAGACAAACCCATACTTTAACTAA
- a CDS encoding OFA family MFS transporter codes for MTKEINRWGVLIGSVGVLLCTGAVYAFSVFAGPLSAAHGWTIPQVMMAFTINAAIGPIPTILGGILTDKGKAKWAILIGGILFGLGFALTGFATSTTMLYLSYGVLAGLGQGFAYSGCLSNTIRLFPDKRGLASGLITAGMGGATIIAAPIANYLIETYNVMTAFKIMGAVYIAVVIGCSFLIRVAPAGYAPKGWTPPAGNGAGMVNVPWTGMVRTVTFYLILLMLGIGAFSGLMIASNASLIGQNMFGLTAASAAAYVSIYSLSNCLGRVVWGAVSDRLGRSNTLMIIYTVIALSLLALATLQSVVGFVIGIIGLGLCFGGTMGVFPSIVMENYGPKNQGVNYGIVFIGYSTAAFFAPKMAAQIAGQNGGDFTQAFYIAIALAAVGLCINIVYKLREKKQPTKELA; via the coding sequence ATGACAAAAGAAATAAACCGTTGGGGAGTCTTAATTGGTTCTGTTGGTGTTCTACTTTGTACGGGGGCAGTATATGCATTTAGTGTATTTGCTGGACCGTTAAGTGCCGCTCATGGCTGGACAATCCCGCAAGTTATGATGGCATTTACAATTAATGCGGCGATTGGACCGATTCCAACTATTTTAGGTGGGATTTTAACGGATAAAGGGAAAGCAAAATGGGCGATTTTAATTGGAGGTATACTATTCGGGCTTGGTTTTGCGTTAACAGGATTTGCTACCTCCACTACAATGCTTTACTTATCTTATGGTGTCCTTGCTGGGCTTGGACAAGGTTTTGCATATTCAGGATGTCTTAGCAACACAATTCGACTTTTCCCAGATAAACGTGGACTTGCTTCAGGACTTATTACAGCTGGAATGGGCGGAGCGACAATTATTGCTGCACCGATTGCTAACTACTTAATTGAAACGTATAACGTAATGACAGCATTTAAAATTATGGGGGCCGTTTATATCGCAGTTGTCATTGGATGCAGTTTCCTTATTCGTGTCGCACCAGCTGGCTATGCACCAAAAGGCTGGACACCACCTGCTGGAAATGGAGCGGGTATGGTAAATGTACCTTGGACGGGAATGGTTCGAACAGTTACTTTTTACCTGATTCTTTTAATGTTAGGTATTGGCGCATTCTCAGGTCTGATGATTGCTTCTAATGCATCCTTAATTGGTCAAAATATGTTTGGCTTAACGGCTGCATCGGCTGCTGCTTACGTTAGTATTTATTCACTAAGCAACTGTTTAGGTCGAGTAGTTTGGGGCGCTGTATCTGACCGTCTAGGTAGATCAAATACATTAATGATTATTTATACAGTAATTGCTTTATCTTTACTAGCACTTGCAACACTTCAATCTGTTGTTGGATTTGTTATCGGGATTATTGGGCTGGGGCTTTGCTTTGGTGGAACAATGGGCGTTTTCCCGTCCATCGTTATGGAAAATTACGGTCCGAAAAATCAAGGCGTCAACTACGGAATCGTCTTCATTGGTTATTCCACAGCAGCCTTTTTTGCACCAAAAATGGCAGCGCAAATCGCCGGTCAAAACGGTGGCGACTTCACACAAGCTTTCTATATAGCTATCGCACTTGCTGCTGTAGGACTTTGTATTAATATTGTTTATAAATTACGTGAGAAAAAACAACCAACTAAAGAATTAGCGTAA
- a CDS encoding sigma-54 interaction domain-containing protein, whose amino-acid sequence MFDLMDNLLGVQSFGELNKDMPTTLFVTDADGNILISNKFTALTVGMSLEELLRCNVRDLVEDGVYNDSVTLEAIRTKQKKTKVINTKKGFSIRSTSTPILYPDGTVHLVVTMSDETQPDSFKTWRGEAISGNKESLLLEDYKENDGTVIVAESVAMKQIVRVCNQIAPFDSKVLLYGESGTGKEVLSRYIHEKSKQAAGPFISINCAAIPKALFESELFGHEKGSFTGADIEKPGMLELADGGTLFLDEISEMPLELQAKMLRVLETGEVRRLGSTTETKRRFRLISATNRNLGEMVEKGTFRRDLYYRINVVPVHIPALRERPQDIIGLARQFIQKFNQKYQKDFQLSGDKTKELLSHNWPGNVRELRNKIERLVVMSGNKEVTVAETDDFALDLHFKEQTKKDSLYLKDYLQDVEKHFILRVLEESNGNVTKAASTLGIHRSVLYRKLKTLH is encoded by the coding sequence ATGTTTGACTTAATGGATAACTTGCTGGGAGTACAGTCATTTGGCGAATTAAATAAGGATATGCCGACAACGCTTTTTGTCACGGATGCAGATGGGAATATTCTAATTTCTAATAAATTCACTGCGCTTACAGTTGGAATGTCGCTCGAAGAATTGCTTCGTTGTAATGTAAGAGACTTAGTGGAAGACGGTGTGTACAATGATTCTGTCACACTAGAAGCAATCCGCACAAAACAAAAGAAAACAAAAGTGATCAATACGAAGAAAGGTTTTAGTATTCGTTCGACTTCTACACCAATTCTCTATCCAGATGGCACGGTGCATTTAGTTGTTACGATGTCAGATGAAACGCAACCAGATAGTTTTAAAACATGGCGTGGTGAGGCAATTTCTGGCAATAAAGAGTCACTTCTTCTTGAAGATTATAAAGAAAATGATGGAACTGTGATAGTAGCAGAGAGCGTCGCGATGAAGCAGATAGTTCGAGTGTGCAACCAGATAGCTCCGTTTGACAGTAAAGTCTTATTATACGGGGAGTCTGGTACTGGTAAAGAAGTCTTGTCGCGCTATATTCATGAAAAAAGTAAACAAGCTGCTGGGCCTTTTATCTCGATTAACTGTGCCGCAATCCCAAAAGCACTATTTGAATCTGAGCTTTTCGGACATGAAAAAGGCTCATTTACCGGTGCGGATATTGAAAAACCCGGGATGCTTGAGCTAGCTGATGGCGGTACATTGTTTTTAGATGAAATTTCTGAAATGCCGTTAGAACTTCAAGCGAAAATGCTCCGAGTGCTTGAAACTGGCGAGGTAAGAAGACTGGGCTCAACAACCGAGACGAAACGCCGCTTTAGACTTATTTCAGCGACAAATCGAAACCTTGGAGAAATGGTTGAAAAAGGAACATTTAGGCGTGATTTATATTATCGTATTAATGTTGTGCCGGTTCACATTCCAGCACTAAGAGAGCGACCGCAAGATATTATTGGTCTTGCACGTCAATTCATACAAAAATTTAATCAAAAGTACCAAAAAGATTTTCAGTTAAGTGGCGATAAAACGAAAGAATTACTTTCTCATAATTGGCCAGGAAATGTCCGCGAACTTAGAAACAAGATTGAGCGATTAGTTGTTATGTCTGGAAATAAAGAAGTAACAGTTGCAGAAACAGATGATTTCGCACTAGACTTACATTTTAAAGAACAAACAAAAAAAGACTCACTTTATTTGAAAGATTATTTGCAAGATGTAGAAAAACACTTTATACTGCGAGTGCTCGAAGAAAGTAATGGAAATGTGACAAAAGCTGCTAGTACACTTGGAATTCATCGTTCTGTTTTATATCGAAAACTAAAAACACTTCATTAA